GCGCACGCCGAACTGGACAACGTGCGCAAGCGCGCCCGGCGCGAGATCGCCGAGGCCCAGACCTTCGCCGTGGCGGACGTCCTGCGCGACCTGCTCGACGTGCTGGACAACTTCGAGCGGGCGGCCGGGGCCGCGGCCGCGAACGGCGATGCCGAGGCCGTCCGCAGCGGGGTCGCCCTGATCCACGGCCGCCTGCGCGAGATCCTCGGGGCGCGCGGCCTGACCCCCATCCCGACGGCGAAGGGCGACCCGTTCGATCCGGGGATCCACGAGGCCGTGATGCAGATGGACGGGGAAGGCGTCGAATCCGGCGCCGTGCTGGAGGTGGCGCAGGCCGGCTACCGCCTCGGGGACCTGGTGCTGCGGCCGTGCCGCGTCGTGGTGGCTCGCTGAACGAAAGGCGCCAGGGATGGCCCAGAAGAGGGACTACTACGAGGTGCTCGAAGTCGGCCGCGAGGCGGCCGAGGGCGAGATCAAGAAGGCCTACCGCA
This genomic stretch from bacterium harbors:
- a CDS encoding nucleotide exchange factor GrpE — encoded protein: AHAELDNVRKRARREIAEAQTFAVADVLRDLLDVLDNFERAAGAAAANGDAEAVRSGVALIHGRLREILGARGLTPIPTAKGDPFDPGIHEAVMQMDGEGVESGAVLEVAQAGYRLGDLVLRPCRVVVAR